The Burkholderia ambifaria AMMD genome includes a region encoding these proteins:
- a CDS encoding branched-chain amino acid aminotransferase, protein MSKNEIIWFDGKWSDSGVPMIGAADHAFWMASTVFDGARAINGHLPDLSAHSQRVINSALTMGMKPKIDRQEIERLVHEGMSHLTNQETDYYIKMLFFCPGGFLLPDADTTTFALHIFEAPLPEDKGFSATFSEYRRPAPSMAPTEAKASCLYPNTQRIIRDAIARGFENAVVLDSDGNVAEFAVANLWIVRDGVALTPTPNGSFLNGITRQRVMALLRDDGITVRETQLAPSDVMEADEVFSTGNHGKVLHCNRVEDRSLPYGPIAQRARELYMAYAHTC, encoded by the coding sequence ATGAGCAAAAACGAAATCATCTGGTTTGACGGCAAATGGAGCGACTCGGGCGTTCCCATGATCGGTGCTGCCGATCACGCGTTCTGGATGGCCTCGACGGTTTTCGACGGTGCGCGGGCGATCAACGGGCATCTGCCGGATTTATCGGCGCATAGCCAACGCGTCATCAATTCCGCGCTCACGATGGGCATGAAGCCCAAGATAGACCGACAGGAAATCGAGCGGCTGGTGCACGAAGGCATGAGTCATCTGACCAATCAGGAGACTGACTACTACATCAAGATGCTGTTCTTCTGTCCCGGTGGCTTCCTACTGCCCGATGCCGACACCACCACCTTCGCCCTACACATCTTCGAGGCCCCGTTGCCGGAAGACAAAGGCTTCAGTGCAACGTTCAGCGAGTACCGCCGGCCCGCCCCTTCCATGGCCCCCACGGAGGCAAAGGCGTCCTGCTTGTATCCAAACACACAGCGCATCATTCGAGACGCAATAGCCCGGGGGTTCGAGAACGCGGTAGTGCTGGACTCGGATGGCAACGTGGCGGAGTTCGCCGTCGCCAACCTGTGGATCGTGCGCGACGGCGTGGCTCTCACGCCCACGCCCAATGGCAGCTTCCTGAATGGCATCACACGCCAGCGCGTCATGGCATTGCTTCGCGATGACGGCATCACCGTGCGCGAGACACAACTGGCCCCGTCGGACGTCATGGAGGCCGACGAGGTGTTCAGCACGGGCAACCACGGCAAGGTGCTTCACTGCAATCGCGTTGAAGACCGCAGCCTGCCTTATGGACCGATCGCCCAGCGTGCGCGCGAACTCTACATGGCCTATGCGCACACCTGCTGA
- a CDS encoding LysR family transcriptional regulator, giving the protein MDIIGPNIGSSGCVTVLSNIGGTHNWTLAELRAFCLVCECRNLTQVALRLEMSQSAVSLMVQRWRLALGTTLFVRTRYGVTPTDAAMALRDKLHPLLEGMSLALANSRGFDPKTSERVFRLHMSDIGQLVFLPGLNSFLAQHAPGIRLQIRNLAWEALEAGLSAGEVDVAIGSLPMIKGRVSSRVLRKERYVTAMRRRHPLAKRALDLAAFAAAEHMAIDATSSGHSLVESVMRSKGMQRRISLTMPHFLAAERILGSSDYLLTVPEVAVMSFRDPSALHIVPTPLELPTFDIRLHWHERSRQDQEIKWLRASITSLFEKT; this is encoded by the coding sequence ATGGATATAATAGGCCCCAACATTGGCTCCAGTGGGTGCGTCACGGTGCTATCTAATATTGGTGGAACTCATAACTGGACGTTGGCGGAACTTCGAGCGTTTTGCCTCGTCTGTGAATGCCGGAATCTGACTCAGGTCGCCCTCCGTCTGGAGATGAGTCAATCGGCGGTTTCTCTCATGGTTCAGCGATGGCGCTTGGCGCTTGGCACCACTCTTTTCGTGCGAACCCGCTATGGCGTAACGCCAACCGATGCCGCGATGGCGCTGCGAGACAAGCTCCATCCGTTGCTGGAAGGCATGTCGCTGGCGTTGGCCAATTCGCGAGGATTCGACCCGAAGACGTCCGAACGTGTGTTCCGCCTCCACATGAGTGACATCGGGCAATTGGTGTTCTTGCCGGGCCTCAACAGCTTCCTGGCGCAGCATGCGCCAGGCATTCGACTGCAAATCAGGAACCTTGCCTGGGAGGCGCTGGAAGCGGGGCTCAGCGCCGGAGAGGTGGACGTGGCGATCGGCTCGCTGCCGATGATCAAGGGGCGGGTGTCTTCGCGCGTGCTGCGCAAGGAACGCTATGTCACGGCCATGCGGAGGAGACATCCACTGGCCAAACGCGCGCTGGATCTGGCCGCGTTCGCCGCGGCCGAACATATGGCCATCGACGCCACAAGTAGCGGGCATTCGTTGGTGGAAAGTGTGATGCGATCGAAGGGCATGCAGAGACGCATCAGCCTCACGATGCCCCACTTCCTGGCCGCTGAACGCATCTTGGGAAGCAGCGACTATCTGCTGACCGTACCCGAGGTCGCCGTGATGTCCTTTCGAGATCCAAGCGCGCTCCACATCGTTCCAACTCCGCTGGAGCTTCCCACGTTCGATATCCGCTTACATTGGCACGAAAGAAGCCGCCAGGACCAGGAAATCAAGTGGCTGCGCGCGTCAATCACCAGCTTGTTCGAGAAGACATGA
- a CDS encoding indolepyruvate ferredoxin oxidoreductase family protein: protein MGAIDTSFTADAKYSRSDGRILLTGIEALVRLPMLQRQWDEAHGLSTAGLISGYRGSPLGAYDQQLWKASQQLAAHDIVFQPGLNEDLAATALWGAQMHRAFGQARVDGVFGIWYGKGPGVDRSGDVLRTGNVLGTSKLGGVLAVSGDDHAAQSSMYPHQTDGIFQSASIPVLQPANVREVIELGLSGLALSRFSGLWVGLKTIAEVVETAASFELGPLPRFKIPQDFLMPPHGLNWDPSLQWPAQRAELERRLIEERLPAARAWARANMLDRIVVAAPQRRLGIITVGKAHQDVMQAAADLGLSRRDLEQLGISVYKVAMSWPLETEGALAFAEGHDEVLVVEEKRSVVEAQIKDALYHCPAARRPRVTGKTTERGAQLLPEVSEFDPRLLARVLVMRIEAVGIEAPILTNRLAALQTPQKALPSGVIPVRKPYFCSGCPHNTSTRTPDGSISGGGIGCHVMALQQPWLKTHTFSQMGGEGLQWVGAAPFSTTKHTFQNLGDGTYQHSGLLAIRAAVAAKTNITYKILYNDAVAMTGGQPAEGVIDPARITRQLHAEGVARIAMVSDDPMRWTGNKELADGVAVHHREELDAVQRTFRDIPGVTAIVYEQTCAAEKRRRRKRGTMSDPNRRVFINHRVCEGCGDCSVQSNCISVEPLATPYGRKRKINQSACNKDFSCLKGFCPSFVEIEGAKLRKPDGARLNALEAELGNGLQSPTVPTITAPFNVYVAGIGGTGVLTMGALIGGAAHLEGKGMTVLDFTGLAQKNGAVVSQVRIAPSPDDIHAARISEASVDLLLGADLVVSSAAETLGKMSDGRSCAVVNLGATPTADLVHQRDASVPTPLMLERVQQRCRADRFHSLDASDAAQKVFGDTLPTHTMMLGYAWQKALLPLSREAIERAIELNGAAVDLNKRAFTWGRILAVHPHALDAVSDQGAKQSGSQTLEEVIKQHVADLTAYQNAAYAHRYSALVVRARSAEQRVRPGSEVFATAVAVSAYRLMAYKDEYEVARLYGSDEFKASLASQFSEIGKMSLWLAPPLFSRIDPATGRPRKRKFGPWILSAMNTLARMRKLRGTPLDVFGYTRERRVERQLVSEFFADIESVCTTLAAAGIERAAAFASLPQEIRGFGSVKATAMATHAKRRHEALIEMRNLASSPDRKEALPLA, encoded by the coding sequence ATGGGTGCCATTGATACCTCCTTCACTGCCGATGCCAAGTACAGCCGTTCCGATGGCCGAATCCTCCTGACCGGCATTGAAGCCTTGGTTCGCCTGCCGATGTTGCAAAGGCAGTGGGACGAGGCTCACGGTCTTAGCACGGCCGGCCTTATTTCGGGCTACCGGGGTTCGCCACTAGGCGCCTATGACCAACAACTGTGGAAGGCTTCCCAGCAGCTTGCTGCGCACGACATCGTGTTTCAGCCTGGCCTCAACGAAGACCTGGCTGCCACGGCGCTGTGGGGTGCGCAAATGCACCGGGCCTTTGGTCAGGCACGCGTGGACGGTGTCTTCGGCATCTGGTACGGCAAGGGTCCAGGTGTGGACCGCAGCGGCGACGTGCTGCGTACTGGCAATGTGCTTGGAACGTCCAAGCTCGGTGGCGTGCTGGCGGTTTCCGGCGATGACCATGCGGCACAGTCATCGATGTACCCGCACCAGACGGACGGCATCTTCCAATCCGCATCTATCCCTGTTCTCCAGCCTGCCAACGTGCGCGAGGTCATCGAGCTTGGTTTGTCTGGCTTGGCACTGTCCCGTTTCTCCGGTCTATGGGTAGGGCTCAAGACAATCGCTGAGGTTGTCGAGACGGCGGCATCGTTCGAACTCGGACCGCTGCCCCGCTTCAAGATACCTCAGGATTTCCTCATGCCGCCGCACGGTCTCAACTGGGACCCTTCCCTTCAGTGGCCTGCACAGCGTGCCGAGTTGGAGCGTCGGTTGATCGAGGAGCGGTTGCCCGCTGCGAGGGCGTGGGCTCGCGCCAACATGCTGGACCGCATCGTGGTGGCCGCTCCCCAGCGCCGTCTGGGCATCATCACCGTCGGCAAGGCCCATCAAGACGTTATGCAGGCGGCGGCTGACTTGGGACTCTCGCGGCGTGATCTTGAGCAACTGGGCATCTCGGTGTACAAGGTGGCGATGAGCTGGCCACTGGAGACCGAAGGCGCGCTCGCTTTCGCCGAAGGGCACGACGAGGTGCTGGTCGTCGAGGAGAAGCGCTCGGTCGTCGAAGCGCAGATCAAGGACGCGCTGTACCACTGTCCCGCGGCGCGACGCCCCCGCGTGACGGGAAAGACCACCGAACGCGGTGCTCAGCTTCTGCCAGAGGTGTCGGAGTTCGATCCGCGGCTGCTGGCGCGAGTGCTGGTGATGCGTATCGAGGCTGTTGGCATCGAAGCGCCGATTCTGACCAATCGCCTGGCGGCACTGCAGACACCGCAGAAGGCGCTGCCTTCTGGCGTGATCCCCGTTCGCAAGCCGTACTTCTGCTCGGGCTGCCCGCACAACACTTCCACACGCACACCTGACGGCTCAATCAGCGGAGGGGGCATCGGCTGCCACGTGATGGCGCTGCAGCAGCCATGGCTGAAGACGCACACGTTCTCGCAGATGGGCGGCGAGGGTCTGCAATGGGTCGGTGCGGCGCCGTTTTCGACCACGAAGCACACCTTTCAAAACCTCGGCGACGGCACGTACCAGCATTCCGGGCTGCTGGCCATCCGCGCCGCCGTGGCCGCGAAGACGAACATCACGTACAAGATCCTCTACAACGACGCGGTGGCCATGACAGGTGGTCAGCCTGCGGAGGGTGTCATTGATCCCGCGCGCATCACGCGCCAGTTGCACGCCGAAGGCGTGGCCCGCATTGCGATGGTCTCTGATGACCCCATGCGCTGGACGGGAAACAAGGAACTGGCTGATGGCGTGGCCGTTCACCACCGCGAGGAATTGGATGCGGTGCAGCGCACGTTTCGCGATATCCCGGGCGTGACTGCCATCGTCTACGAACAAACCTGCGCGGCCGAGAAGCGCAGGCGCCGCAAGCGCGGCACGATGTCAGACCCGAATCGGCGCGTGTTCATTAACCACCGCGTCTGCGAAGGATGTGGCGACTGCTCGGTACAGTCCAACTGCATTTCGGTGGAGCCACTGGCCACGCCTTACGGGCGCAAGCGCAAGATCAATCAGAGCGCTTGCAACAAGGATTTTTCCTGCCTGAAGGGCTTCTGCCCGAGCTTTGTCGAGATCGAGGGAGCGAAGCTGCGCAAACCAGATGGTGCCCGGTTGAACGCCCTTGAGGCTGAACTGGGCAATGGCCTGCAATCGCCTACTGTCCCGACCATCACCGCCCCGTTCAACGTCTATGTCGCCGGAATAGGTGGTACCGGTGTGCTGACGATGGGAGCCCTCATCGGCGGCGCGGCACACCTCGAAGGCAAGGGCATGACGGTGCTCGATTTCACCGGCTTGGCTCAAAAGAATGGCGCCGTAGTGAGCCAGGTACGCATTGCCCCTTCGCCCGACGACATCCATGCGGCGCGCATCAGTGAAGCCTCGGTGGACTTGCTACTGGGCGCCGATCTTGTCGTCTCCTCGGCTGCCGAAACGCTGGGCAAGATGTCTGACGGGCGCAGCTGCGCAGTCGTCAATCTGGGTGCAACGCCAACTGCGGACTTAGTGCATCAACGCGACGCGAGCGTGCCCACGCCTCTTATGCTCGAGCGGGTGCAGCAACGGTGTCGTGCCGATCGATTTCATAGCCTGGATGCCAGCGACGCGGCTCAGAAGGTGTTCGGCGACACGCTGCCGACCCATACGATGATGCTTGGCTATGCATGGCAAAAGGCGCTGCTGCCACTGTCGCGTGAAGCCATTGAACGAGCGATCGAGCTCAATGGTGCGGCCGTTGATCTGAATAAGCGTGCTTTCACGTGGGGCCGCATTCTCGCGGTGCATCCGCACGCACTGGACGCTGTCAGCGATCAAGGCGCCAAGCAGTCTGGCTCCCAGACGCTCGAAGAGGTGATCAAGCAACATGTGGCAGATCTGACCGCCTACCAGAACGCCGCGTATGCGCACCGCTACAGTGCTTTGGTTGTCCGCGCGCGCAGTGCGGAGCAACGCGTGCGGCCCGGCAGCGAGGTGTTTGCCACCGCAGTGGCTGTCAGCGCCTACCGCCTGATGGCTTACAAGGATGAATACGAAGTCGCGCGCCTGTACGGGTCGGACGAGTTCAAAGCTTCGCTTGCAAGTCAGTTTTCAGAGATAGGCAAGATGTCGCTGTGGCTGGCGCCGCCCTTGTTCTCCCGGATCGATCCTGCTACTGGGCGGCCGCGCAAGCGTAAGTTCGGCCCCTGGATTCTCAGTGCGATGAACACGCTGGCACGCATGCGCAAGCTGCGCGGTACGCCACTGGACGTCTTCGGCTACACCCGCGAGCGGCGTGTCGAGCGCCAGTTGGTGAGCGAGTTCTTTGCTGACATAGAGTCGGTGTGTACCACGTTGGCCGCGGCTGGAATCGAACGCGCTGCTGCGTTTGCCAGCCTGCCGCAGGAAATTCGTGGCTTCGGATCGGTTAAGGCTACTGCGATGGCAACTCATGCCAAGCGCCGCCATGAAGCCTTGATTGAGATGCGCAATCTTGCGTCATCACCGGACCGCAAGGAGGCACTTCCGCTCGCATGA